The proteins below come from a single Spiroplasma endosymbiont of Atherix ibis genomic window:
- the parE gene encoding DNA topoisomerase IV subunit B: MNENNKDLSYTEDSIQILEGLEAVRKRPGMYIGSTDSRGLHHLVWEIVDNSIDEALAGICTEINVLIEKDGSVTVKDNGRGVPIGSYKGTKQSTPEIIFSVLHAGGKFGGDGYKTSGGLHGVGSSVVNALSSKFKVTIYRDGLISKIKFANGGKLVQPLKQIGTSKQNGTVVNFLPDEIMFSTTKFSFSTISERLKESALLNSGLKLTLKDNRSDKYVEYIYENGLTEFVNELKGSQKSLCSPILLKGSEQNIDVEIALTYTTDFSETVLGFANNVKTSDGGTHLTGFRIGLVKALNEYGRTENILKEKDKRLDSSDIKEGLIAIVTVKIPENLIQYEGQTKGKLGTSEARTACEKVTEQNISFWLQENKTIAISIIEKALLARKAKEEARKARQAVRDQKSKFKSRNMLGKLTPAQGKNKEENELFLVEGDSAGGSAKSGRDRKFQAILPLRGKVINAEKTKLIDLLKNEEITTIINAIGAGIGSDFDLSDSNYGKIILMTDADTDGAHIQTLLLTFFYRYMKELIINKNIFIAMPPLFKVTTGSNKKDFIYLWTEDELTSFMKKTKSKVEIQRYKGLGEMNADQLWETTMDPEHRKLIQVTIDDALAAENSFRTLMGDNSEKRKEWIEENVKFTLEEKVEFI; encoded by the coding sequence ATGAATGAAAATAATAAAGATTTATCTTATACAGAAGATAGTATTCAAATTTTAGAAGGTTTAGAAGCTGTTAGGAAAAGACCAGGGATGTATATTGGATCAACTGATTCAAGAGGACTTCACCATCTAGTTTGAGAAATTGTAGATAATTCAATTGATGAAGCGTTAGCAGGTATTTGTACTGAAATTAATGTTTTAATTGAAAAAGATGGTTCAGTAACTGTAAAAGATAATGGTAGAGGAGTTCCGATTGGTAGTTACAAAGGTACAAAACAATCAACTCCTGAAATAATATTTTCAGTTTTACATGCTGGGGGTAAATTTGGAGGAGATGGTTATAAAACTTCAGGGGGACTTCACGGTGTAGGTTCTTCAGTTGTAAATGCACTTTCAAGTAAATTTAAAGTAACCATTTACAGAGATGGTCTTATATCTAAAATTAAATTTGCAAATGGTGGTAAATTAGTACAACCTTTAAAACAAATTGGAACAAGTAAGCAAAATGGAACAGTTGTAAATTTTTTACCAGATGAAATAATGTTTTCTACAACTAAATTTTCTTTTTCTACAATTAGTGAAAGATTAAAAGAATCAGCACTATTAAACTCAGGACTTAAGTTAACACTTAAAGATAATAGAAGTGATAAATATGTTGAATATATTTATGAAAATGGTTTGACAGAATTTGTAAATGAACTTAAAGGATCACAAAAATCTTTATGTTCTCCAATTCTTTTAAAAGGAAGTGAACAAAATATTGATGTTGAGATTGCTTTGACATATACAACAGATTTTTCAGAAACAGTTTTAGGTTTTGCAAATAATGTTAAAACAAGTGATGGGGGAACTCATTTAACAGGTTTTAGAATAGGTTTAGTAAAAGCTTTAAATGAATATGGAAGAACAGAAAATATCTTAAAAGAAAAAGATAAAAGATTAGATTCATCTGATATTAAAGAAGGTTTAATTGCCATTGTTACTGTTAAAATTCCTGAGAATTTAATTCAATATGAAGGTCAAACAAAAGGTAAATTAGGAACAAGTGAAGCAAGAACTGCTTGTGAAAAAGTTACAGAACAAAATATTAGTTTTTGATTGCAAGAAAATAAAACAATAGCTATTTCTATTATTGAAAAAGCTCTTTTAGCAAGAAAAGCAAAAGAAGAAGCAAGAAAAGCAAGACAAGCTGTTAGAGATCAAAAATCAAAATTTAAATCAAGAAATATGCTTGGTAAATTAACTCCAGCACAAGGTAAGAATAAAGAAGAAAATGAATTATTTTTAGTCGAAGGAGATTCAGCTGGGGGAAGTGCAAAATCTGGAAGAGATAGAAAATTTCAAGCTATTTTACCTTTAAGAGGTAAAGTTATTAATGCTGAAAAAACTAAATTAATAGATTTATTAAAAAATGAAGAGATAACAACAATTATTAATGCAATTGGTGCAGGTATTGGAAGTGATTTTGATTTAAGTGATTCAAATTATGGAAAAATAATTTTAATGACAGATGCTGATACTGATGGTGCACATATTCAAACATTATTGCTGACTTTCTTTTATCGTTATATGAAAGAATTAATAATAAATAAAAATATTTTCATAGCTATGCCACCTTTATTTAAAGTTACAACAGGTTCAAATAAAAAAGATTTTATTTATTTATGAACAGAAGATGAATTAACAAGTTTTATGAAAAAGACCAAATCAAAAGTAGAAATTCAAAGATATAAAGGATTAGGAGAAATGAACGCTGATCAACTTTGAGAAACAACAATGGATCCAGAACATAGAAAGTTAATTCAAGTTACAATTGATGATGCACTTGCTGCAGAAAATTCATTTAGAACTTTAATGGGAGATAATTCTGAAAAAAGAAAAGAATGAATTGAAGAAAATGTAAAATTCACACTTGAAGAAAAAGTTGAATTTATTTAA
- the udk gene encoding uridine kinase — MEKVTIIIIAGGSAGGKTTVAQTIANEIFMNKDVVHLSMDSYYKDFSDLSFEEKQTLNFDHPNSLDIELLCKHLDDLKQFKSIQVPVYDFKTHSQKNEFVKINASNVVILDGILSLHIEEIRKRGDIKLFIRTDDDIRFIRRLLRDVNERGRKLDDVVNQYVNTVKPMHKFFVEPSIDYADLIIPYYEGNNIAIDMIASKISSLLKK, encoded by the coding sequence TGTAGCACAAACAATAGCAAATGAAATTTTTATGAACAAAGATGTAGTGCATTTATCAATGGATAGTTATTATAAAGATTTTAGTGATTTATCTTTTGAAGAAAAACAAACCTTAAATTTTGATCATCCCAATTCATTAGATATAGAATTACTTTGTAAACATTTAGATGATTTAAAGCAATTTAAATCTATTCAAGTGCCAGTTTATGATTTTAAAACTCACTCACAAAAAAATGAATTTGTTAAAATAAATGCTTCAAATGTTGTCATTTTAGATGGAATTCTTTCTTTACATATTGAAGAAATCAGAAAAAGAGGAGATATTAAATTATTTATCAGAACAGATGATGATATAAGATTTATTAGAAGACTTTTAAGAGATGTAAATGAAAGAGGCAGAAAGCTAGATGATGTTGTTAATCAGTATGTCAATACTGTAAAACCTATGCACAAATTCTTTGTAGAACCATCTATAGATTATGCTGATTTGATTATTCCTTATTATGAAGGCAATAATATTGCAATTGATATGATTGCTTCAAAAATAAGTAGTTTGTTAAAAAAATAA